The following proteins come from a genomic window of Candidatus Methylomirabilota bacterium:
- a CDS encoding ABC transporter ATP-binding protein, translated as MTPLVQFDRVGFTYPTAAPGHGRFEIRELSFAVAPGEVLGLIGPNAAGKTTVIRLLSKVLAPSRGAIYVQGEALRSLGRAEVARRVAVVPQDVAQGFPFTAQELVLMGRFAHAPGRFFESPADVRIAREAMELTGVHALAGETLDRLSGGERQRVVLARALAQEPRLLVLDEPTAHLDLRYQAECVALLRRLHREQGLGILLVSHDLNMAAELSDRLLLMSSGAAVTMGAPEEVLQESTLERVYGCRVVVDKHPTTRRPTVSVLWPDGR; from the coding sequence ATGACGCCGCTCGTCCAGTTCGACCGGGTAGGCTTCACCTACCCGACCGCCGCCCCGGGGCACGGTCGCTTCGAGATCCGGGAGCTGTCCTTCGCCGTGGCGCCCGGCGAGGTGCTCGGGCTCATCGGACCGAATGCCGCGGGCAAGACGACGGTGATCCGTCTCCTCTCCAAGGTCCTCGCCCCTTCCCGCGGAGCGATCTATGTCCAGGGCGAGGCCCTGCGGTCTCTCGGCCGCGCCGAGGTGGCGCGCCGGGTCGCCGTGGTGCCCCAGGACGTGGCGCAGGGCTTCCCGTTCACTGCTCAGGAGCTGGTGCTGATGGGACGCTTCGCCCATGCTCCGGGCCGCTTTTTCGAGAGCCCGGCCGACGTCCGGATCGCGCGGGAAGCCATGGAGCTCACGGGCGTGCACGCCCTCGCCGGGGAGACGCTGGACCGCCTCTCGGGGGGCGAGCGCCAGCGGGTGGTGCTGGCCCGCGCCCTCGCTCAGGAGCCGCGCCTCCTCGTGCTCGACGAGCCGACCGCGCACCTCGATCTCCGCTACCAGGCCGAGTGCGTGGCCCTCCTGCGGCGGCTCCATCGTGAGCAAGGGCTCGGCATTCTCCTCGTCTCCCATGACCTCAACATGGCGGCCGAGCTCTCGGACCGCCTGCTCCTCATGTCGTCGGGCGCCGCCGTCACCATGGGAGCGCCGGAGGAGGTGCTGCAGGAGTCGACGCTGGAGCGCGTGTACGGCTGTCGCGTCGTGGTGGACAAGCATCCCACCACCCGCCGGCCCACGGTCAGCGTGCTCTGGCCGGACGGGAGGTGA
- a CDS encoding prepilin-type N-terminal cleavage/methylation domain-containing protein, translating into MDTQSYGTRIRQALGNQAGFTVAELLAAVVIIGIGLLAVGAGFDMAIEGVEAGRQQTTATFLAEQRMEQVKAAALGNSLTACMGFANVTGVCFPAQAYSSIPSAPGYRSTVTITDFVVGGAIARKRVDVEVFYRPIVSWGVLNAAERSVRISTLVSNHT; encoded by the coding sequence ATGGACACCCAAAGCTACGGAACCAGGATACGACAAGCCCTCGGCAACCAGGCCGGCTTCACCGTGGCCGAGCTCCTGGCCGCCGTGGTCATCATCGGGATAGGCCTCCTCGCGGTCGGCGCCGGATTTGACATGGCCATAGAGGGCGTCGAGGCCGGCCGGCAACAGACCACGGCGACCTTCCTCGCGGAGCAGCGAATGGAGCAGGTCAAGGCCGCCGCGCTCGGCAACTCGCTGACGGCGTGCATGGGCTTCGCGAATGTCACGGGCGTGTGCTTCCCGGCTCAGGCCTACAGCAGCATCCCCAGTGCCCCCGGCTACCGCAGCACGGTGACCATCACCGACTTTGTCGTGGGCGGGGCCATCGCGCGCAAGCGCGTCGACGTCGAGGTCTTCTACCGACCTATCGTGTCCTGGGGCGTGCTGAACGCGGCCGAGCGCAGCGTCCGGATCTCCACCCTGGTGTCCAACCACACATGA
- a CDS encoding tetratricopeptide repeat protein: MRPDYSLLFALAAVGLVFGCQQGPAPARPAQAPSVSPAVVARGEGDQLMERGEHAKAAAKYQEAVALEPNDMALRFALGSAYTYLGKRAETIEQFQWVVKRGDQTADYYRSARQWLAREGLLPATAVASAGPDAASAARAQAATKGNVAGTLEWPGVNSRERLIKVRVMLTGDDPNTKSVNLSRPFRLGERYEFRDLAPGKYRLVAKAEDGAPAMELWEQTLSIEAGQVTQLPLGPANSKVSPDQFPGPQAKQQ, from the coding sequence ATGCGGCCCGACTACTCGCTGCTCTTCGCGCTGGCGGCGGTCGGGCTCGTTTTTGGTTGCCAGCAGGGACCGGCGCCGGCCCGCCCGGCTCAAGCGCCCAGCGTGTCGCCCGCCGTGGTGGCGCGCGGCGAGGGCGATCAGCTGATGGAGCGTGGCGAGCACGCCAAGGCGGCCGCCAAGTATCAGGAGGCGGTGGCCCTCGAGCCCAATGACATGGCGCTCCGGTTCGCCCTGGGCTCGGCCTACACATACCTGGGGAAGCGAGCCGAGACCATCGAGCAATTTCAATGGGTCGTCAAGCGGGGCGATCAGACCGCGGACTACTACCGCAGTGCGCGCCAGTGGCTCGCGCGAGAAGGGCTCTTGCCGGCCACCGCCGTCGCCTCGGCCGGCCCCGATGCGGCGAGCGCCGCGCGCGCCCAGGCCGCCACCAAGGGCAATGTCGCGGGCACGCTCGAATGGCCTGGCGTGAATTCGCGCGAGCGGCTGATCAAGGTCCGCGTGATGCTGACCGGCGACGATCCGAACACCAAGAGCGTCAACCTCTCCCGCCCGTTCCGGCTGGGAGAGCGCTACGAGTTCCGCGACCTCGCGCCCGGCAAGTACCGCCTGGTCGCCAAGGCGGAGGACGGCGCCCCCGCCATGGAGCTATGGGAGCAGACCCTGAGCATCGAGGCCGGCCAGGTCACCCAGCTGCCCCTGGGGCCCGCCAACAGCAAGGTCTCGCCCGACCAGTTCCCGGGACCCCAAGCGAAACAGCAATAG
- a CDS encoding prepilin-type N-terminal cleavage/methylation domain-containing protein, whose translation MNPLRRMLRDDRGFTMTELLVVCALMGTVMAGVLSLLLVGQQSAATTAAKQDAQQNARMSLERMIEEIRQAGYLPSGPTCPGAPAVPCPPFNYVFNAITAQTATSLTIQNDWDGSAAITAVAVTDPITGALRGEQIVYTYTPGTGQLTRQEIGVDGAAVVVAAGIINLAFTYLDQDNNVAIAAANIRTVTITITTQQSAGQPQVTMVNRVRLRNRPTA comes from the coding sequence ATGAACCCTCTGCGGCGGATGCTCAGAGATGACCGCGGGTTCACCATGACCGAGCTGCTGGTTGTCTGCGCCCTGATGGGAACCGTCATGGCCGGCGTCCTCAGCCTCCTCCTCGTCGGGCAGCAGAGCGCCGCGACCACGGCGGCCAAGCAGGACGCCCAGCAGAATGCGCGAATGAGCCTGGAGCGAATGATCGAGGAGATCCGGCAGGCCGGCTACCTGCCGAGCGGGCCGACCTGCCCCGGCGCTCCCGCGGTCCCGTGCCCGCCGTTCAACTATGTCTTCAATGCCATCACGGCGCAGACGGCGACGTCGCTGACCATCCAGAACGACTGGGATGGGAGCGCCGCGATCACCGCGGTCGCGGTGACGGATCCCATCACGGGCGCCCTTCGCGGCGAGCAGATCGTCTACACGTATACCCCGGGGACCGGGCAGCTCACCCGCCAGGAGATCGGGGTAGACGGTGCCGCGGTGGTGGTGGCGGCGGGCATTATCAATCTCGCTTTCACCTATCTCGATCAGGACAACAACGTGGCCATCGCCGCCGCGAATATCCGTACGGTGACGATTACCATCACGACCCAACAGAGCGCCGGCCAGCCGCAGGTGACCATGGTCAACCGCGTGCGCCTGCGCAACCGACCGACTGCGTGA
- a CDS encoding iron ABC transporter permease: MTGPARLAAVCGGLALLLGVVAVGSLLVGSARIGPGVIVDLVTGRGPLEGAERVVILGIRLPRIAAAALAGGALAVAGAGFQALTRNPLAEPSILGVSAGAAFGVVLAQISGLGQGVVEALGLTAFAFAGAVVAGSAVYLIASTGGGLPVHTLLLAGVIVGIFFSAAITVVISLVDTNRLGGVIHWLLGNLAPIPAGALGVFGATVALGFWLVLGRARALNLLALGEEGAQELGVDAERLKRRIFAGAALLTGVVVAFVGPIGFVGLIVPHAMRMLVGSDHRVLIPAAALGGGVFLLSADTLARTVVAPAELSVGVITSFCGAPFFIYLLRSRVGRIMP, translated from the coding sequence ATGACGGGGCCGGCGAGGCTGGCCGCGGTATGTGGAGGGCTCGCGCTCCTCCTGGGCGTGGTGGCCGTGGGTTCGCTGCTCGTGGGTAGTGCGCGCATCGGGCCCGGCGTCATCGTCGATCTCGTGACGGGACGCGGGCCCCTGGAGGGCGCGGAGCGAGTGGTCATCCTCGGGATCCGCCTGCCGCGTATCGCGGCCGCCGCGCTGGCCGGAGGGGCACTGGCCGTGGCGGGCGCCGGCTTTCAGGCCCTCACGCGAAACCCGCTCGCCGAGCCGTCGATCCTCGGCGTCTCGGCCGGCGCGGCATTCGGGGTCGTCCTCGCGCAGATTTCCGGGCTCGGTCAGGGTGTCGTCGAGGCGCTCGGGCTCACGGCCTTCGCCTTTGCCGGAGCCGTGGTGGCGGGCAGCGCCGTGTACCTGATCGCCTCCACGGGTGGCGGATTGCCCGTGCACACCCTGCTGCTGGCGGGGGTCATCGTCGGCATCTTTTTCTCGGCGGCCATCACCGTGGTGATCTCGCTGGTCGACACCAACCGCCTGGGCGGCGTCATCCACTGGCTGCTCGGAAATCTCGCGCCCATCCCCGCGGGCGCGCTCGGGGTCTTCGGGGCAACGGTCGCTCTGGGCTTCTGGCTCGTCCTCGGCCGGGCGCGCGCGTTGAATCTCCTCGCCCTCGGCGAGGAGGGCGCCCAGGAGCTCGGGGTCGACGCCGAGCGGCTCAAGCGCCGGATCTTCGCGGGGGCGGCCCTCCTGACGGGCGTCGTGGTCGCCTTCGTCGGGCCCATCGGCTTCGTGGGGCTCATCGTTCCCCACGCCATGCGCATGCTCGTCGGCTCCGACCATCGCGTGCTCATTCCCGCGGCCGCCCTGGGCGGCGGGGTGTTTCTCCTGAGCGCCGATACACTGGCGCGGACGGTGGTGGCGCCGGCCGAGCTCTCGGTGGGAGTCATCACGTCCTTCTGCGGCGCGCCGTTTTTCATCTATCTCCTGCGCTCACGCGTCGGACGGATCATGCCATGA
- a CDS encoding DUF3047 domain-containing protein: MRRGIVLAVLLATASVVWAQGAPLVVEDWAKPPVGQKGIPTGWKAQNWGSPSYDFEIVSEGSLRRVHMKSNGDSSTINKEVKIDCKDYQILQWSWKVVELPKGADARKKATDDEAAQIYVTFPRFPSAVRSRIIGYIWDTTAPTGSMFKSQKTGLVTYVVVRSGEADLGKWLTESRNVCQDYKKIYGEDPDEKIEAISIGIDSDDTRSRAEAYFGEIVFKKS, translated from the coding sequence ATGCGACGAGGAATTGTCCTGGCCGTGCTGCTCGCCACGGCCTCGGTGGTCTGGGCTCAGGGGGCCCCGCTCGTCGTCGAGGACTGGGCCAAGCCGCCCGTCGGCCAGAAGGGCATACCCACGGGCTGGAAGGCCCAGAACTGGGGAAGTCCGAGCTACGACTTCGAGATCGTGAGCGAAGGCTCCCTGCGCCGCGTTCACATGAAGAGCAACGGCGACAGCTCCACCATCAACAAGGAAGTCAAGATCGACTGCAAGGACTACCAGATCTTGCAGTGGAGCTGGAAGGTCGTGGAGCTTCCCAAGGGCGCCGACGCTCGTAAGAAGGCGACGGACGACGAGGCCGCCCAGATCTACGTCACCTTCCCCCGCTTTCCTTCGGCGGTGCGGTCCCGCATCATCGGGTACATCTGGGACACGACGGCCCCGACCGGGAGCATGTTCAAGAGCCAGAAGACCGGGCTCGTCACCTACGTCGTCGTTCGCTCGGGTGAGGCTGATCTCGGCAAGTGGCTGACCGAGTCCCGCAATGTCTGCCAGGACTACAAGAAGATCTACGGCGAGGACCCGGACGAGAAGATCGAGGCAATCTCGATCGGCATCGATTCCGACGACACGCGCTCACGGGCCGAGGCGTACTTCGGCGAGATCGTCTTCAAAAAGTCCTGA
- the cobU gene encoding bifunctional adenosylcobinamide kinase/adenosylcobinamide-phosphate guanylyltransferase — translation MSPTRQSDLHQTDLILGGVRSGKSRQAIQLATGSASEARTGFLATARAADGDMARRIARHQADRPKSWCTVEEPYQITEACRSLTDRVDLIVLDCLTLWVSNLLLRGDAPEEVLAAADALAGLVGERRASLVIVSNEVGSGVHPPTEIGVRFQDTLGGVNQRLAAAADRVTLMVAGIPLLVKDRAPRTPSDARPLESP, via the coding sequence GTGAGCCCGACCCGTCAATCCGATCTCCACCAAACGGACTTGATTCTCGGCGGCGTCCGCAGCGGCAAGAGCCGCCAGGCCATCCAGCTCGCCACGGGGTCCGCCTCGGAGGCGCGCACGGGCTTTCTCGCCACGGCGCGGGCTGCCGATGGGGACATGGCTCGGCGCATCGCGCGTCATCAGGCGGACCGGCCCAAGAGCTGGTGCACCGTCGAAGAGCCCTACCAGATCACCGAGGCCTGCCGGAGCCTGACCGATCGCGTCGACCTCATCGTCCTCGACTGCCTCACGCTCTGGGTGTCGAATCTCCTGCTCCGGGGCGATGCCCCGGAAGAGGTCCTCGCGGCCGCTGATGCGCTGGCGGGACTGGTGGGCGAGCGGCGTGCCTCGCTCGTCATCGTGTCCAATGAGGTCGGCTCCGGCGTCCACCCCCCGACGGAGATAGGCGTACGCTTCCAGGACACCCTGGGCGGCGTCAACCAGCGCCTCGCGGCCGCGGCCGATCGCGTCACCCTCATGGTCGCCGGCATTCCCCTCCTCGTCAAAGACCGAGCGCCACGGACTCCCTCCGATGCCCGACCTCTCGAGTCTCCTTAG
- the cobT gene encoding nicotinate-nucleotide--dimethylbenzimidazole phosphoribosyltransferase: MPDLSSLLSRIGIPDPAPGLQAQRALDELTKPPGSLGRLEELARRLAEISGRFPPTVDRPVIFTLAADHGVVAEGVSAYPQVVTTQMVENFLRGGAAVNVLARHAGAAVVVADLGVAGPLPAHPSLVSMPVGPGTRDMSRGAAMSRGDALRAIEAGASLVRAEHARGLDLIGTGEMGIGNTTAASAVVAALTGLPPEAVTGPGTGVDAEGRARKVDVIRRALAVNRPDPTDGVDVLAKIGGFEIGGLCGVILAGAALRIPVVLDGFITGAAALAAVRLKPEARHYLLASHRSTEPGASHVLDALGLKPFLELDMRLGEGTGSALCIALARAAVKILGEMATFKSAGVSERSP; this comes from the coding sequence ATGCCCGACCTCTCGAGTCTCCTTAGCCGCATCGGCATCCCGGATCCGGCGCCGGGTCTCCAGGCCCAGCGGGCTCTCGACGAGCTGACCAAGCCACCGGGCAGTCTCGGACGGCTGGAGGAGCTGGCGCGGCGACTCGCCGAGATCTCGGGAAGATTCCCGCCCACCGTCGATCGGCCGGTCATCTTCACTCTGGCCGCCGATCATGGAGTGGTGGCCGAAGGAGTGAGCGCGTATCCGCAAGTGGTGACGACGCAGATGGTGGAAAACTTTCTCCGCGGAGGCGCGGCCGTCAATGTCCTTGCTCGCCACGCGGGCGCCGCCGTGGTGGTGGCGGACCTTGGCGTGGCCGGGCCGCTCCCCGCCCATCCGTCGCTCGTGAGCATGCCCGTCGGGCCGGGCACTCGCGACATGAGCCGCGGCGCCGCCATGAGCCGCGGGGACGCGCTGCGCGCCATCGAGGCAGGCGCGAGCCTCGTGCGCGCCGAGCACGCGCGCGGGCTCGATCTCATCGGGACGGGAGAGATGGGGATCGGCAATACCACGGCGGCCAGCGCCGTGGTGGCCGCCCTCACGGGCCTTCCCCCCGAGGCGGTCACGGGTCCGGGCACCGGCGTGGATGCAGAGGGACGCGCCAGGAAGGTGGACGTCATCAGGCGCGCGCTCGCCGTCAACCGGCCCGATCCGACCGATGGTGTCGACGTGCTGGCCAAGATCGGCGGATTCGAGATTGGCGGACTGTGCGGCGTCATCCTGGCCGGCGCGGCCTTGCGTATTCCCGTGGTGCTCGACGGGTTCATCACGGGCGCGGCGGCCCTGGCCGCGGTGAGGCTCAAGCCCGAGGCGCGGCATTACCTGCTGGCCTCTCATCGCTCGACCGAGCCCGGCGCCTCTCATGTGCTCGATGCCCTCGGCCTCAAGCCCTTTCTGGAGCTCGACATGCGGTTGGGCGAGGGAACGGGCTCGGCTCTTTGCATAGCCCTGGCGAGGGCGGCCGTGAAGATTCTGGGCGAGATGGCCACCTTCAAGTCCGCCGGCGTCTCCGAGCGCTCGCCATGA
- a CDS encoding cobyrinate a,c-diamide synthase, which yields MNLSERIPVVVVAGVSSGVGKTTLMLGLLEALRRRGLTVQAFKVGPDFIDTAFHGLASHRPAVNLDGWMCGRDAVLDAVGRYAAGADVALVEGMMGCFDGRDGSSDEGSTAQIAKWLGAPVVLVMDAGALVRSAGAVVLGFERFDPDLRVEGVIFNRVGGSRHLEWLRQAVTGACRSRVLGGLPHAPEVALPERHLGLVTAAEGGYTSALGEALATLVERELDLDALVNFATSTVERRGVAAGPRLTGRPVRVGVALDRAFQFYYAENLDLLRRAGADLVFWSPMDDATLPEVDGLYLGGGYPEIHAERLSANVVMRQAVRKLAEAGRPVYAECGGLMYLAESLEDGDGVTWPMTGLLPARARWVRGRLRLGYREIVTSASSLIGPAGTRARGHEFHASELEPPPASVARVYRIDDGSGAPVQAEGYMVGRALMSYVHLHWASCPEIPERFVEACRA from the coding sequence ATGAACCTCTCCGAGCGCATTCCCGTCGTCGTCGTCGCCGGCGTGTCGAGCGGGGTGGGCAAGACCACTCTGATGCTCGGCCTCCTCGAAGCGCTCCGCCGCCGCGGTCTCACCGTGCAGGCCTTCAAGGTCGGGCCCGACTTCATCGACACGGCCTTTCATGGGCTGGCCAGCCACCGGCCGGCCGTCAATCTCGACGGCTGGATGTGCGGGCGCGACGCCGTGCTGGACGCGGTGGGACGGTACGCCGCCGGCGCAGACGTGGCCCTCGTCGAGGGCATGATGGGCTGCTTCGACGGGCGCGACGGCAGCAGCGACGAGGGATCGACCGCGCAGATCGCGAAGTGGCTGGGGGCGCCGGTGGTGCTGGTGATGGACGCGGGCGCCCTCGTGAGGAGCGCCGGCGCGGTTGTCTTGGGCTTCGAGCGCTTCGATCCCGATCTTCGCGTGGAGGGCGTGATCTTCAACCGCGTGGGTGGCTCCCGCCACCTCGAATGGCTGCGACAAGCCGTGACGGGCGCCTGCCGGTCGCGTGTCCTGGGGGGGCTGCCCCATGCGCCGGAGGTGGCGCTGCCGGAGCGGCACCTCGGCCTCGTGACGGCCGCCGAGGGTGGATACACGTCCGCGTTGGGCGAGGCGCTGGCGACGCTGGTCGAGCGCGAGCTCGATCTGGACGCCCTCGTGAATTTCGCGACGAGCACGGTCGAGCGGAGAGGAGTGGCCGCGGGCCCTCGCCTCACCGGGCGACCGGTGCGGGTAGGAGTGGCTCTCGATCGCGCCTTCCAGTTCTACTACGCCGAGAATCTCGATCTCCTCCGCCGGGCAGGAGCCGACCTCGTATTCTGGAGTCCGATGGACGATGCCACGCTCCCCGAAGTAGACGGCCTCTACCTGGGGGGCGGCTATCCCGAAATCCATGCCGAGCGCCTGAGCGCCAACGTCGTCATGCGCCAAGCCGTCCGGAAGCTCGCCGAGGCCGGACGGCCTGTCTACGCCGAGTGTGGCGGCCTCATGTACCTGGCCGAGTCCCTCGAAGATGGAGACGGGGTCACGTGGCCCATGACCGGGCTTCTGCCGGCGCGCGCTCGCTGGGTCAGGGGACGGCTCCGTCTCGGCTATCGCGAGATCGTCACGTCGGCCTCGAGCCTGATCGGGCCCGCCGGGACGCGCGCTCGCGGCCACGAATTCCACGCCTCGGAGCTGGAGCCGCCCCCGGCTTCCGTCGCGCGCGTCTATCGAATCGATGACGGCTCCGGCGCGCCGGTGCAGGCCGAAGGCTACATGGTCGGGCGTGCCCTGATGAGCTACGTGCACCTGCACTGGGCCTCGTGCCCCGAGATTCCAGAGCGGTTCGTCGAGGCCTGCCGCGCATGA
- a CDS encoding cobalamin-binding protein, translating to MTTSLRALALCLLLVPGSGWGLEVVDQTGRVLTLPAPPRRIVSLVPSVTEILFAIGAQETLAGVTDFCDFPAEAKRKPSVGGMISPSLETLVTLKPDLVVATRSGNRAETFDQLKRLGLPIYLVDPSSVGDVLRLVGGLGELTGHRDGASAVTADLERRIKSVGERIAGRPRPRVLYVLWPDPLIVPGRGALVSELITLAGGESVTADQGAGYPRMSLEAAVGRAPEVIVLASHSGGTPVGRDKWERLESLPAVKSKRLYTADGSVMHRYGPRLVDGIETLARLIHPELFRPEASGK from the coding sequence ATGACGACGAGTCTTCGCGCGCTCGCGCTCTGCCTGCTGCTCGTGCCGGGGTCGGGATGGGGATTGGAAGTCGTGGACCAGACCGGGCGCGTGCTGACCCTGCCCGCGCCGCCGCGCCGCATCGTGTCTCTCGTTCCGAGCGTGACCGAGATCCTCTTCGCCATCGGCGCCCAGGAGACGCTCGCGGGCGTCACCGACTTCTGCGACTTCCCGGCCGAGGCCAAGCGCAAGCCGAGCGTGGGCGGCATGATCAGCCCGAGCCTCGAAACCCTGGTCACCCTCAAGCCCGATCTGGTGGTGGCGACACGGTCGGGCAATCGCGCCGAGACCTTCGATCAGCTCAAGCGGCTCGGCCTGCCCATCTATCTCGTGGATCCGTCCTCGGTCGGAGACGTGTTGCGGCTCGTGGGTGGGCTCGGCGAGCTCACGGGGCACCGGGACGGGGCCTCCGCCGTTACCGCGGACCTCGAGCGGCGAATCAAGTCAGTCGGCGAGCGCATCGCGGGCCGGCCGCGCCCCCGCGTGCTCTATGTCCTGTGGCCCGACCCGCTCATCGTGCCGGGCCGGGGCGCCCTGGTCTCCGAGCTCATCACCCTGGCCGGCGGAGAGTCGGTGACGGCCGACCAGGGGGCGGGATACCCGCGCATGAGCCTCGAAGCGGCGGTCGGGCGCGCGCCCGAGGTGATCGTTCTCGCCAGTCACAGCGGCGGCACGCCGGTGGGGCGGGACAAGTGGGAGCGCCTGGAGAGCCTTCCCGCCGTCAAGAGCAAGCGCCTCTACACGGCCGATGGCAGTGTCATGCACCGCTACGGCCCCCGCCTCGTCGACGGCATAGAGACGCTGGCCAGGCTCATCCATCCTGAGCTCTTCCGGCCTGAGGCCTCCGGCAAATGA
- a CDS encoding DoxX family protein, translated as MGRSGLEGYGTLVLRIFLGFIYLAHAYLAVYKIGFPSGLIAYQRSVGIPLPELGAWYLLLAHGLGGILLILGILVRWAALANIPVIAGALWFVHASQGFFIFAGKNGYEYALFVLGATIAQVLLGPGAFTLKK; from the coding sequence GTGGGCAGAAGCGGTCTGGAGGGATACGGGACGCTCGTGCTGCGCATTTTTCTCGGCTTCATCTATCTGGCGCACGCGTACCTGGCCGTCTACAAGATCGGTTTTCCCTCGGGGCTGATCGCCTACCAGCGCAGCGTGGGCATCCCGCTGCCCGAGCTGGGGGCCTGGTACTTGCTGCTCGCTCACGGGCTGGGCGGGATCTTGCTGATCCTCGGGATCCTGGTCCGCTGGGCGGCCCTCGCCAATATCCCGGTCATAGCGGGCGCCCTCTGGTTCGTCCACGCGAGTCAGGGTTTCTTCATCTTCGCGGGCAAGAACGGGTACGAGTACGCCCTCTTCGTTCTGGGGGCGACCATCGCCCAGGTCCTCCTGGGTCCCGGAGCCTTCACGCTCAAGAAGTAG
- a CDS encoding RNA-binding S4 domain-containing protein has protein sequence MADLRVDKWLWAARFFKSRTLASAACDGGKVDVNDQAVKPSRVLRPGDLVRITLPRGKKIVRVSALSDRRGSGAQAALLYEDLTPPPPPREARVLPAVIRPKGLGRPTKRERRLIERLHRF, from the coding sequence ATGGCGGATCTCCGAGTGGACAAGTGGCTCTGGGCCGCACGTTTCTTCAAGAGCCGGACGCTCGCCTCCGCCGCGTGCGACGGCGGCAAGGTGGACGTGAATGACCAGGCGGTGAAGCCGTCGCGGGTCCTCCGGCCGGGAGACCTCGTGCGCATCACCCTGCCGCGCGGCAAGAAAATCGTCAGGGTCTCCGCCCTGTCGGATCGACGAGGTTCCGGCGCCCAAGCCGCTCTCCTCTACGAGGATCTGACTCCACCGCCCCCGCCACGCGAGGCCCGCGTCCTGCCGGCCGTCATCCGCCCCAAGGGCCTTGGTCGCCCCACCAAGCGCGAGCGGCGCCTCATCGAGCGTCTCCATCGATTCTGA